A part of Oncorhynchus masou masou isolate Uvic2021 chromosome 30, UVic_Omas_1.1, whole genome shotgun sequence genomic DNA contains:
- the LOC135521792 gene encoding ictacalcin-like — protein sequence MSQVQKGMALLISAFHKYSGKEGDKTTLSKGELKDLLNAELGEIMGKNTDQAKVDKIFKDLDANSDGSVDFQEYVTLVACLTMVCNEFFTKK from the exons ATGTCACAGGTCCAGAAGGGTATGGCATTGCTCATCTCAGCCTTCCACAAGTACTCTGGCAAGGAGGGCGACAAGACGACCCTGAGCAAGGGAGAACTCAAGGATCTGCTCAACGCTGAGCTTGGAGAGATCATGGGG AAAAACACTGACCAGGCAAAGGTTGACAAGATCTTCAAAGATCTGGACGCTAACTCAGATGGCAGTGTGGATTTCCAGGAGTACGTCACACTGGTGGCCTGCCTCACCATGGTGTGCAATGAGTTCTTCACCAAGAAGTGA
- the LOC135521795 gene encoding ictacalcin-like: MSQVQQGMALLISAFHKYSGKEGDKTTLSKGELKDLLNAELGEIMGKNTDQAKVDKIFKDLDANSDGIVDFQEYVTLVACLTMVCNEFFTKK; the protein is encoded by the exons ATGTCACAGGTCCAGCAGGGtatggcattactcatctcagcCTTCCACAAGTACTCTGGCAAGGAGGGCGACAAGACGACCCTGAGCAAGGGAGAACTCAAAGATCTGCTCAATGCTGAGCTTGGAGAGATCATGGGG AAAAACACTGACCAGGCAAAGGTTGACAAGATTTTCAAAGATCTGGACGCTAACTCAGATGGCATTGTGGATTTCCAGGAGTACGTCACACTGGTGGCCTGCCTCACCATGGTGTGCAATGAGTTCTTCACCAAGAAGTGA
- the LOC135521794 gene encoding protein phosphatase 1 regulatory subunit 35-like isoform X2, with protein sequence MTRVGPLQQRPLAGCSDPDIWLVPASLLGCPEMDLSLPLSPDPPWPNPASLLRGRSHRQVRFVSEVPVVDTVIAEPSKDPPPWQCPGHSSSYSKGKRLHGGELRWRARSATNEEAPCEERGGSLPEGAELNTTLALRAELDNVAGAEFNSQKAVQEQLQKSDRTKNSISSQATEGVNVPPSQHLYRALVSVNVEEEELISQALRDRLQLVSPTCSHGNKKEDSPDLQVFFRGDLLREKPLLPGEEITIPRPQPIPRPADTTFDLYHRHTCWEAGP encoded by the exons ATGACCAGAGTAGGTCCCCTGCAGCAGCGTCCTCTAGCAGGGTGCAGTGACCCAGACATTTGGCTGGTCCCCGCTAGCCTCCTGGGGTGCCCGGAAATGgacctgtctctccccctcagcccaGACCCGCCATGGCCCAACCCAGCTAGCCTGCTGAGAGGACGCAGCCACCGGCAG GTGCGATTTGTCTCCGAGGTGCCTGTGGTTGACACGGTGATAGCAGAGCCTAGCAAAGACCCTCCACCTTGGCAATGCCCTGGACACTCCAGCAGTTACTCAAAGGGGAAAAGACTCCATG GTGGAGAACTGCGTTGGAGGGCAAGGTCAGCAACCAATGAGGAGGCTCCCTGTGAGGAGAGGGGTGGCAGCCTCCCTGAAGGGGCGGAGTTAAATACTACTCTGGCTCTGAGGGCTGAGCTAGATAACGTGGCAGGGGCAGAGTTTAATTCCCAGAAGGCCGTGCAGGAGCAACTACAGAAGTCAGACAGAACCAAGAACAGCATCAGCTCCCAGGCTACAGAGG GGGTGAACGTCCCTCCATCCCAGCACCTCTACAGGGCATTGGTCAGTgtgaatgtggaggaggaggagcttaTCAGCCAGGCTTTACGTGACAGGCTTCAGCTGGTCTCGCCCACATGCAGCCATGGCAACAAG aaaGAGGACAGTCCTGACCTGCAGGTTTTCTTCAGGGGGGATCTGCTGAGAGAGAAGCCCCTCCTACCAGGGGAGGAGATTACCATCCCACGCCCCCAGCCAATACCACGCCCCGCAGACACAACCTTCGACctctaccacagacacacatgctGGGAGGCTggaccctga
- the LOC135521794 gene encoding protein phosphatase 1 regulatory subunit 35-like isoform X1, protein MTRVGPLQQRPLAGCSDPDIWLVPASLLGCPEMDLSLPLSPDPPWPNPASLLRGRSHRQVRFVSEVPVVDTVIAEPSKDPPPWQCPGHSSSYSKGKRLHGGELRWRARSATNEEAPCEERGGSLPEGAELNTTLALRAELDNVAGAEFNSQKAVQEQLQKSDRTKNSISSQATEGVNVPPSQHLYRALVSVNVEEEELISQALRDRLQLVSPTCSHGNKASPSH, encoded by the exons ATGACCAGAGTAGGTCCCCTGCAGCAGCGTCCTCTAGCAGGGTGCAGTGACCCAGACATTTGGCTGGTCCCCGCTAGCCTCCTGGGGTGCCCGGAAATGgacctgtctctccccctcagcccaGACCCGCCATGGCCCAACCCAGCTAGCCTGCTGAGAGGACGCAGCCACCGGCAG GTGCGATTTGTCTCCGAGGTGCCTGTGGTTGACACGGTGATAGCAGAGCCTAGCAAAGACCCTCCACCTTGGCAATGCCCTGGACACTCCAGCAGTTACTCAAAGGGGAAAAGACTCCATG GTGGAGAACTGCGTTGGAGGGCAAGGTCAGCAACCAATGAGGAGGCTCCCTGTGAGGAGAGGGGTGGCAGCCTCCCTGAAGGGGCGGAGTTAAATACTACTCTGGCTCTGAGGGCTGAGCTAGATAACGTGGCAGGGGCAGAGTTTAATTCCCAGAAGGCCGTGCAGGAGCAACTACAGAAGTCAGACAGAACCAAGAACAGCATCAGCTCCCAGGCTACAGAGG GGGTGAACGTCCCTCCATCCCAGCACCTCTACAGGGCATTGGTCAGTgtgaatgtggaggaggaggagcttaTCAGCCAGGCTTTACGTGACAGGCTTCAGCTGGTCTCGCCCACATGCAGCCATGGCAACAAGGCAAGTCCCTCTCACTGA